A stretch of Desulfurivibrio alkaliphilus AHT 2 DNA encodes these proteins:
- the radC gene encoding RadC family protein: MTSDGSKSKGEGHRQRLRDRFLAHGADGLTDSDMLELLLTMGTPRRDCKEPARELLARFNNSLSRVLDASQQELEQVKGVGSKNAFAIHFVQAVARRYLRERLIGKEYLRSSREVGDYLLHAMRGLSRETLVAILLDASYGILALEEIATGTLTAASVHPRELVKTAMAHNAAAVILAHNHPSGNTNPSEQDRRLTRHLYLALALCEIQLLDHCVVGADQRPYSFADHGLMEEIRQHCRPILSGTG, from the coding sequence ATGACCAGCGATGGCAGCAAAAGCAAGGGGGAAGGGCACCGCCAGCGGTTGCGGGATCGCTTTCTAGCCCACGGCGCCGACGGCCTTACCGACAGCGACATGCTGGAGTTGCTGCTCACCATGGGCACCCCGCGGCGGGATTGCAAGGAGCCGGCCCGGGAGCTGCTGGCCCGCTTCAACAACTCGCTGAGCCGGGTGCTGGATGCCTCTCAGCAGGAGTTGGAGCAGGTAAAGGGGGTGGGGAGCAAGAACGCCTTTGCCATCCATTTTGTCCAGGCCGTGGCCCGGCGTTACCTGCGGGAGCGGCTGATCGGCAAGGAGTACCTGCGCTCCAGCCGGGAGGTGGGGGATTACCTGCTGCACGCCATGCGGGGCTTGAGCCGGGAGACCCTGGTGGCCATCCTGCTGGACGCCTCCTACGGCATCCTGGCGCTGGAGGAAATCGCCACCGGCACCCTTACCGCCGCTTCGGTGCATCCCCGGGAACTGGTCAAAACCGCCATGGCCCATAACGCCGCGGCGGTGATTCTGGCTCACAATCACCCCTCCGGCAACACCAACCCCTCCGAGCAGGACCGCCGCCTCACCCGCCATCTATACCTGGCCCTGGCCTTATGTGAAATCCAACTGCTGGACCACTGCGTCGTCGGCGCCGACCAGCGCCCCTACAGCTTTGCCGACCACGGCCTGATGGAAGAGATCCGCCAGCATTGCCGCCCCATCCTTTCAGGCACCGGCTGA
- the gatB gene encoding Asp-tRNA(Asn)/Glu-tRNA(Gln) amidotransferase subunit GatB yields the protein MELETVIGLEVHAQLKTKSKIFCGCSTEFGRPPNSNTCPVCLGMPGVLPVLNRRVVEFAIKLALATDCTVNRRNIFARKNYFYPDLPKGYQISQFDRPIAEHGALTIELEGAPSRRIGITRIHMEEDAGKLIHDEHEPQSYVDLNRTGVPLLEIVSEPDLRSPAEAAAYLRKLHAIVRYLDICDGNMQEGSFRCDANISLRPKGQEEFGTRTELKNMNSFRNVQKALEYEERRQRDLLLDGREVVQVTLLWDADKGVSQAMRSKEEAHDYRYFPDPDLVPVEIDESWLEEVRAGLPELPLARKTRFIEQLGLPDYDAEVLTSSRELADYFEQALAAYPAAKKLSNWIMTELMRVMKGDEGIDIAACPVSPPHLARLLTMVDEGMISGKIAKTVFEEMMSSGADPDTVVKEKNLVQVSDEGELLTIVREIIAANPEQVEQFKGGKSKVMGFFVGQLMQQTKGKANPQLANQLFSRELQGA from the coding sequence ATGGAACTGGAAACCGTTATCGGGCTGGAAGTGCACGCCCAGCTTAAAACCAAGAGCAAAATTTTCTGCGGCTGCTCCACCGAATTCGGTCGCCCGCCCAACAGCAATACCTGCCCGGTCTGCCTGGGGATGCCCGGGGTGCTGCCGGTGCTCAATCGCCGGGTGGTGGAGTTTGCCATTAAGCTGGCCCTGGCCACCGACTGCACCGTCAACCGGCGCAATATCTTCGCCCGCAAGAACTATTTTTACCCCGACCTGCCCAAAGGTTACCAGATCTCCCAGTTCGACCGGCCCATTGCCGAGCACGGCGCCTTGACCATCGAGCTTGAAGGGGCGCCCAGCCGCCGCATCGGCATTACCCGCATCCACATGGAGGAGGATGCCGGTAAGCTGATCCACGACGAACACGAGCCGCAAAGCTATGTCGATCTCAACCGCACCGGGGTACCGCTGCTGGAGATCGTCAGCGAGCCGGACCTGCGGTCGCCGGCCGAGGCCGCCGCTTACCTGCGCAAGCTGCATGCCATCGTCCGCTATCTCGATATCTGCGACGGCAACATGCAGGAAGGGAGTTTTCGCTGCGACGCCAATATCTCGTTGCGGCCCAAGGGGCAAGAGGAGTTCGGCACCCGCACCGAGTTGAAAAACATGAACTCCTTCCGCAACGTGCAAAAGGCCCTGGAGTACGAGGAGCGCCGCCAGCGCGACCTGCTGCTGGACGGCCGGGAGGTGGTGCAGGTGACCCTGCTCTGGGACGCCGACAAGGGGGTCAGCCAGGCCATGCGCTCCAAGGAAGAGGCCCACGATTACCGCTACTTCCCAGACCCCGACCTGGTGCCGGTGGAGATCGATGAAAGCTGGCTCGAGGAAGTCCGCGCCGGCCTGCCGGAACTGCCCCTGGCCCGCAAGACCCGCTTCATCGAGCAGCTCGGCCTGCCGGATTACGACGCCGAGGTGTTGACCTCCAGCCGGGAGCTGGCCGACTACTTTGAACAGGCCCTGGCCGCCTACCCGGCGGCCAAGAAGCTCAGCAACTGGATCATGACCGAACTGATGCGGGTGATGAAGGGCGACGAGGGCATCGACATCGCCGCCTGCCCGGTCAGCCCACCGCACCTGGCCCGCCTGCTGACCATGGTGGACGAGGGGATGATCAGCGGCAAGATCGCCAAAACGGTCTTCGAGGAGATGATGAGCTCCGGGGCCGACCCCGACACCGTGGTCAAGGAAAAGAACCTGGTGCAGGTAAGCGACGAGGGCGAGTTGCTGACCATCGTGCGGGAGATCATCGCCGCCAACCCGGAGCAGGTGGAGCAGTTCAAGGGCGGCAAGAGCAAGGTGATGGGCTTTTTCGTCGGCCAGTTGATGCAACAGACCAAGGGCAAGGCCAACCCGCAACTGGCCAACCAGCTTTTCAGCCGGGAACTTCAAGGAGCATAA
- the rdgC gene encoding recombination-associated protein RdgC, whose protein sequence is MARPPVKVLVGAAMVCYFAVFVSAIMGLPGLFSGAAPTSLRENKMGIMSRSGGFVRYAVEGEMPENFWDFAAQRIVAHAFRDIDDTFDEQSVGWVSLASMFDHDFSQGPYAVGDYLAMSMRVDERKVAARILKKFCLKEEERLKKMHQVPKLSRAQKIEIKDNMHLMLLKKSFPAPAVYDMCWNLAEGTILFFSGNQKAQETFEELFRNTFELGIILQPPYLAAEHLLPPERHRPLADLSPAIFI, encoded by the coding sequence ATGGCGCGGCCGCCGGTGAAAGTGCTTGTCGGAGCCGCCATGGTCTGCTATTTTGCCGTTTTTGTGTCGGCCATCATGGGGCTGCCGGGTCTGTTCAGCGGTGCAGCGCCAACCAGTTTAAGGGAGAATAAAATGGGAATCATGTCCCGCTCGGGCGGTTTTGTCCGCTACGCGGTGGAAGGTGAGATGCCGGAAAATTTCTGGGATTTCGCCGCCCAACGGATCGTCGCCCATGCCTTTCGCGATATCGATGACACCTTCGATGAACAATCGGTGGGGTGGGTGTCGCTGGCCAGCATGTTTGATCATGACTTCAGCCAGGGGCCTTACGCGGTGGGCGATTACCTGGCCATGAGCATGCGGGTGGACGAGCGCAAGGTGGCGGCCCGGATTTTGAAAAAATTCTGCCTCAAGGAAGAAGAGCGCCTGAAAAAGATGCACCAGGTGCCCAAGCTGAGCCGGGCCCAGAAGATTGAGATCAAAGACAACATGCACCTGATGTTGCTGAAAAAATCCTTTCCGGCCCCGGCGGTTTACGACATGTGCTGGAACCTGGCCGAAGGGACCATTCTCTTTTTCTCCGGCAACCAGAAGGCCCAGGAAACCTTCGAGGAGCTGTTCCGCAACACCTTCGAGTTGGGCATTATTTTGCAGCCGCCCTATCTGGCGGCCGAACACCTGCTGCCGCCAGAGCGGCACCGCCCGCTGGCGGATTTGTCCCCGGCGATTTTCATTTAA
- a CDS encoding ATP-binding protein, producing the protein MNHFFRSSIRNKLLLLLAVTLAPALVIITYTGHERRQEAIAEAHREAILLVDTIANQQELLAESIGTMLVTLSRLPMVECLDGEACSAFFAELLDSLPHLTNIGLFNLDGDMVASGRTVEPFNNADSRQFRQAVASGRLAAGEYSLGRITRTPSFQFALPVYDQRQHLAGVIQAGYSLELFVDTFTKAELPSQTVLGILDHQGRRLFRYPPTDKFLTGEKAPDHLWTIFSGPEPQGAMLQLDGLQRPRLIAYRQLFLPHDPAPYTIIHIAVLKEEALLASRLALWRNLQLLGGAVLAALMLIWLFSGRLLLTPLGKLVTATQRLKDGDLAVRSALPHGSDELGRLAQAFDEMAANLEEQTRRLKEAEEGYRQIFEQSQRGIFQSSQEGRFYLINPAMAKIFGYEGPEEMLLGIKNLEEQLYVQAEDRLRLWQILQQEGAVEDFEVAMRRRDGSTIWVSLCARLIHGKQGKPLYAEGSLVDITARKAAEDEIKRSNAELEQFAYAVSHDMRQPLRMVSGHLELLAKQLGPRLDDTEAQSLHFALDGARRLDQMIVALLEYSRVGRKTEPKQPLESRQALEDALLFLEPAIKEKQAEINIHGQWPEIFASRDEITRLLQNLLDNALKYHRPAALPKVEINSRISDQYWLVTVSDQGIGIEPDQQHRLFQVFSRLQSREHFPGSGVGLALCRKIVTHHGGWIRADSAGPGQGSAFTFALPLTGGAP; encoded by the coding sequence GTGAACCACTTTTTTCGCTCCTCCATCCGCAACAAACTGCTGCTGTTGCTGGCGGTAACCCTGGCGCCGGCCCTGGTGATCATCACGTACACCGGCCATGAGCGTCGCCAGGAGGCCATTGCCGAAGCCCACCGGGAGGCTATTCTGCTGGTGGACACCATCGCCAACCAACAGGAACTGCTGGCGGAATCCATTGGCACCATGCTGGTAACCCTCTCCCGCCTGCCCATGGTGGAATGCTTGGACGGCGAGGCCTGTAGCGCTTTTTTCGCCGAACTGCTGGACTCCCTGCCCCATCTTACCAATATCGGGCTTTTTAACCTCGACGGCGACATGGTGGCCAGCGGCCGCACGGTTGAGCCGTTCAACAATGCCGACAGCCGCCAGTTTCGCCAGGCCGTGGCCAGTGGGCGACTGGCCGCCGGAGAATACAGTCTCGGGCGCATCACCCGCACCCCCAGTTTTCAGTTTGCTTTGCCGGTTTATGACCAACGGCAGCACCTGGCGGGGGTGATCCAGGCCGGCTACAGCCTTGAGCTGTTTGTCGACACTTTTACGAAAGCCGAGCTGCCGTCGCAAACGGTGCTGGGCATCCTGGATCACCAAGGCCGGCGGTTATTTCGTTACCCGCCCACCGACAAATTCCTTACCGGTGAAAAGGCCCCGGATCATCTCTGGACAATTTTCAGCGGCCCCGAGCCGCAGGGCGCCATGCTTCAACTCGACGGCCTCCAACGCCCGCGACTTATTGCCTACCGGCAGCTTTTTCTACCCCATGACCCTGCCCCCTATACGATCATCCATATTGCGGTGTTGAAAGAGGAGGCCCTGCTGGCCAGCCGCCTGGCCCTGTGGCGCAATCTGCAGCTTCTGGGCGGCGCCGTGCTGGCCGCCCTGATGCTAATCTGGCTGTTCAGCGGTCGCCTGTTGCTGACCCCGCTGGGTAAACTGGTCACCGCCACCCAGCGCCTGAAAGACGGCGACCTGGCCGTGCGCAGCGCCCTGCCCCATGGTTCCGACGAGTTGGGGCGACTGGCCCAGGCCTTCGACGAAATGGCCGCCAACCTGGAGGAGCAGACCCGGCGCCTGAAAGAAGCCGAAGAGGGTTACCGGCAGATTTTTGAACAGTCCCAGAGGGGGATTTTTCAGAGCAGCCAGGAGGGGCGTTTTTACCTGATCAACCCGGCCATGGCCAAAATTTTTGGCTACGAGGGGCCGGAAGAGATGCTGCTGGGGATTAAAAACCTGGAAGAACAGCTCTATGTGCAAGCTGAAGACCGGCTGCGATTGTGGCAGATCCTGCAGCAAGAGGGGGCTGTGGAAGACTTTGAAGTGGCCATGCGCCGCCGGGATGGCAGCACCATCTGGGTGTCTTTATGCGCCCGGCTGATTCACGGCAAACAAGGCAAGCCGCTGTATGCCGAGGGCAGCCTGGTGGACATCACCGCCCGCAAGGCCGCCGAAGATGAAATCAAGCGATCCAACGCCGAGTTGGAGCAATTCGCCTATGCCGTCTCCCACGACATGCGCCAGCCGCTGCGAATGGTCAGCGGCCACCTGGAACTGCTGGCCAAGCAACTGGGCCCCCGGCTTGATGACACCGAGGCTCAATCACTCCATTTTGCCCTGGACGGCGCCCGGCGACTGGACCAGATGATCGTGGCCCTGCTGGAATACTCAAGGGTGGGTCGCAAAACCGAGCCCAAGCAACCCCTGGAAAGTCGCCAGGCCCTGGAAGATGCCCTGCTCTTTCTGGAGCCGGCAATCAAGGAAAAACAGGCGGAAATCAACATTCACGGCCAGTGGCCGGAAATATTTGCCAGCCGCGACGAGATCACCCGGCTGCTGCAGAACCTGCTGGACAACGCCCTCAAGTATCACCGCCCGGCTGCGCTGCCCAAAGTTGAGATCAACAGCCGGATCAGCGACCAGTACTGGCTGGTAACGGTCAGCGACCAGGGGATCGGCATCGAACCCGATCAGCAGCACCGTCTTTTCCAGGTCTTCTCCCGCCTGCAGAGCCGCGAGCATTTCCCGGGCAGCGGGGTGGGGCTGGCATTATGCCGGAAGATCGTAACCCACCACGGCGGCTGGATTCGGGCCGATTCGGCCGGTCCGGGGCAAGGCAGCGCCTTTACCTTTGCCCTCCCTCTAACCGGCGGCGCCCCGTAA
- a CDS encoding flagellar hook-length control protein FliK — translation MKISELTLPTRPVQGRGDAPPGERPAGPASSWEPGRLLQGRVVSAGADGRVVLELAGERVNARSSVPLTPGREFWFEVRQGGSEPRLALADQKGAMYRFLQQATGGLGELSRLGQLAPLVRAASGGGLPAEPADLLARLALGPQPAPEKIIQLASWLRPGGFGERGGAAWSAAAAAAGSGASRPPAGLAEQLQAALTILRQQPPAGVDRELLAALGRVGGMLEAMVGINEQQPATQQMPLWLLPCFFAFDAGAGSWLLSREESKEEGGEEVMTLAFFLEMSRLGELQLQVRVQGERLVGDFFLASAEAADFLRSRLGELRRRLAELGYEADFRCLVSAGALLPALKEALEKTTGGGERRLIDVKA, via the coding sequence GCCCCGCCGGGCGAGCGGCCCGCCGGGCCTGCTTCTTCCTGGGAGCCGGGGCGTCTGCTCCAGGGCCGGGTGGTAAGTGCCGGGGCCGACGGCCGAGTGGTGCTGGAGCTGGCCGGGGAACGGGTCAACGCCCGCAGTTCGGTGCCGCTGACCCCGGGCCGGGAGTTCTGGTTTGAGGTGCGCCAGGGGGGCAGTGAACCCCGCCTGGCTTTGGCGGACCAGAAGGGGGCCATGTATCGCTTCCTGCAACAGGCCACCGGAGGGCTGGGCGAGTTGAGCCGCCTGGGACAACTGGCACCCCTGGTCAGGGCGGCCAGCGGCGGCGGCCTGCCGGCAGAACCGGCGGATTTGCTGGCGCGCCTGGCCCTGGGACCGCAGCCGGCCCCGGAAAAGATCATCCAACTGGCTTCCTGGCTGCGGCCCGGCGGTTTTGGCGAGCGGGGCGGCGCCGCCTGGTCCGCTGCGGCAGCCGCAGCCGGTTCCGGTGCCAGCCGGCCCCCCGCCGGCTTGGCGGAACAACTGCAGGCGGCACTGACCATTTTGCGCCAGCAGCCACCGGCCGGGGTTGACCGGGAGCTGCTGGCGGCGCTGGGCAGGGTCGGCGGGATGCTTGAGGCCATGGTCGGGATCAATGAGCAGCAGCCGGCCACCCAGCAGATGCCCCTGTGGCTGCTGCCCTGCTTTTTTGCTTTCGACGCCGGGGCCGGCAGTTGGCTGCTGAGCCGGGAAGAAAGCAAGGAAGAAGGGGGGGAGGAGGTCATGACCCTGGCCTTTTTCCTCGAGATGAGCAGGCTGGGTGAATTGCAGTTGCAGGTCCGAGTGCAGGGCGAGCGGTTGGTGGGAGATTTTTTCCTGGCCAGCGCCGAGGCGGCCGATTTTTTGCGGAGCCGGCTGGGGGAGTTGCGCCGGCGTCTGGCCGAGCTGGGGTATGAAGCGGATTTTCGCTGCCTGGTCAGTGCCGGGGCGCTGTTGCCGGCCCTAAAAGAGGCCCTGGAAAAAACCACCGGCGGCGGCGAGCGGCGGCTGATTGACGTGAAAGCTTGA